The Ralstonia pickettii DTP0602 genome segment TGGATTTCGCGCCGCCCAGGCGCGCTGCGCCACGCACAAGGTGCCGTAGTCGTGCCTCGTCAATCCGTGACGACGCGCATGCCGTTGGGTCAGCATGGCGAACACGCTATTCGGCCCCCCGTGTTCGAGAGGCCTCAGATACGTCCTAGTCGTCAGGTTGTAGTGCTCGATCAGTTGCTTGAAGTCGGCCGGCGTAAAGCGATCGCCACTCAGCAGTACGATCACGGATGCGTCGCCGCACTGTATCGCTCGCACGGCGTGCTGCAACAGATTGATGGCGCTGGCGCCACCATGGCAGTCGTCCATGGACCAGCGGGGACTGAGGCCAAGCCGCCAGGCCATATCGATCGCATGATCGGGAGCCAGTGTGAATGAGGCCACGCCGAGCCCGTCAACCTCGCTCGAGGTGAATCCTGACTGGACGAGCGCGGCACTGAACGCCTGCGCCAGCAGGTCTGCGGTGCTCTCCTCCGCTGCTTGGCGGCGGTATGGCACCTCCACGCCGGCGGCCAGCACCACGTTGTCATAATCGCTAATCGTCATTCGATGAGTTTGTTGCGTCGCTGACTGGTCCGGGCGTCCATAGCGCTCATAAGATTCGAGCGCACACCACCCACTGAATTCATGAGCGCTTGAGCCGGTATCCTGAAGCATCCAGGTCCCAGGTCTGTTCGGTTACGCCGCGCTCACGCAATTTGTACTTCTGAATCTTGCCGTTTTCGGTTTTTGGCAGGTCAGGCGTGAATTCCAGATACCTCGGCACCGCAAAATAGGGTAACCGCGGTTCACAGAACTGGATCAACGCCATCGGATCGATCTGCGCATCACGGCGCAGTACGACCATCGCCATCACCTCATCTTCCGCCAGCGCGGAGCGCACCGCGAATACCGCGGCAGTCTCGACCGCGGGATGGCTGAGAATGACCTGCTCCACCTCGTACGACGAAATGTTCTCGCCGCGGCGACGAATGGCGTCTTTTTGCCGGTCCACGAATCGGAAGTAGCCATCCGCTTCGCGCACCACGCGGTCGCCCGTGTGAAACCAAAGGTTGCGCCACGCGTCTACCGTCTTTTCCGGCATGCCGAAATATCCGGTGGCGAACGCGAACGGTTGCTCGGCGCGCAGAATCAGTTCGCCCGGCTCGCCGTGCGGTACCTGCTGGTCATTGTCATTCACCACGCGCGCCTCGAACCCGGCGACAACCTGGCCCATATAGCCCGCGCGTTGCTGCTGAATGCCGCCGCCAATCGCGAAATTGGTTTCGGTAGATCCATAGCCATCGAGTAGACGAATGCCGGAGCGTGCCGTGAAGTCTTCCTGAAATTTCCCTGGCACGCCGGGCGCCAGCGCAATGCGTACGGTATGGGCGCGCTCGGCCGCCGCAATCGGGCGCCCCAGCAGAATCGGAACCATGGCGCCGAGCACGAAAGTCACCGTTGCCCGCGTTTCTACCAGGCTATCGAAGAAACGGCTGGCGGAAAACCGACGGTCCGCCACCAGCGTGGCGTCATGGATCAATGCCTGATAGAAGCTGTTCAGCGCATTGGTATGGAACAGCGGCAGGCAGGTGTAAAGGACATCCCCTGCCGTCACACCGAGATGATGCCCCGTATAGTGGGCCCACCAATAGAACTGGGCGTGCGGGCAAATCACGCCCTTCGACAGCCCGGAAGTGCCCGAGGTGTACAGGATGGCCAGTGGGTCGCCATCCGTCAACGCAGCAGGAGGGACCGCGGTGCCGAGCGGCGGCATTGGTATGGGTTCCCACTGCGACGGCAGCGGAGCGTCGGCCGACACCTCGCCAATCAACCAGATCCGTTCGAGCGCGAGACCAGGGGCGTCCAGCGCCGTGACTGCGCCGACCAGATGGGATTCCGCTACCAGCAGGCGCGCACCGGAATTCCGCAGAATGTGTTCGAGTTGCAGACCCCGTGAGGCGGTGTTGACAGGCACCACGACCGCGCCCAGCCAGGCACAGCCGAGCACGACCTCCATGAATTCGACGCGGTTGGAACATAACAAAGCCACGCGGTCGCCGCGCGTGATTCCCTGGTCGGCAAGACTGCCCGCCCGCCGCGCTGCAATCGTACAGGCGTCGTTGCCCGTCCACTGCGTCGTGCGATCCGAGAAGAGGGGCGCGTCGCCGTTACGCGCCGCCCGTGCGGCCAGCAGGGCAGGCAACGTGTACCCGGTCGCACCATCAGGTATGGAATCGAGTGAAACATCTGTAGATTGAATCTGCATTCTCATCTGCGCGAACTCTATCGATTTTTGATAACTTTGATTGGAAACCTGGCGCAGCATCAGAAGCGCATGCGGATCCCCGTGGCAACGATGCTGACATCGTCACCGGGCTGACTCAAGGCAACCCCGGCGAGCGAGCCGATTGCGTTCTTCTGGTTCAGCACATAGCCAAGGCGGGCATACAAGGCCGTGGTCTTCGACATGTTGTAGTCGTAGCCCAGCCCAATCGCGAGCGAGTCGCCACTGGCCTTGCCTGCCACGTTGCGATAGACCGCGGAGAACTTGATGACACCGGGCCCCGTTGGAACGCTGAGACCGACCATATGACTGGTCGCAATGAAGTATCCGGCGCGGTCAGGGTTCGTCATGTTGAACTCGTAAGTGGCGTTGGTACCGCCAGGGAAGGAATACATCCCGCCGGCACCCAACCACCTGTTCCTCACCGAGGACACGGTCGCGGTGGGATCCGTATTGATGATGTTATAAAACACCCCGAG includes the following:
- a CDS encoding hypothetical protein (K02182: caiC; crotonobetaine/carnitine-CoA ligase [EC:6.2.1.-]); the protein is MLRQVSNQSYQKSIEFAQMRMQIQSTDVSLDSIPDGATGYTLPALLAARAARNGDAPLFSDRTTQWTGNDACTIAARRAGSLADQGITRGDRVALLCSNRVEFMEVVLGCAWLGAVVVPVNTASRGLQLEHILRNSGARLLVAESHLVGAVTALDAPGLALERIWLIGEVSADAPLPSQWEPIPMPPLGTAVPPAALTDGDPLAILYTSGTSGLSKGVICPHAQFYWWAHYTGHHLGVTAGDVLYTCLPLFHTNALNSFYQALIHDATLVADRRFSASRFFDSLVETRATVTFVLGAMVPILLGRPIAAAERAHTVRIALAPGVPGKFQEDFTARSGIRLLDGYGSTETNFAIGGGIQQQRAGYMGQVVAGFEARVVNDNDQQVPHGEPGELILRAEQPFAFATGYFGMPEKTVDAWRNLWFHTGDRVVREADGYFRFVDRQKDAIRRRGENISSYEVEQVILSHPAVETAAVFAVRSALAEDEVMAMVVLRRDAQIDPMALIQFCEPRLPYFAVPRYLEFTPDLPKTENGKIQKYKLRERGVTEQTWDLDASGYRLKRS